From Prevotella melaninogenica, the proteins below share one genomic window:
- the nth gene encoding endonuclease III, with product MTRKERYDYALSYFRKNVGHVSTELNFGSAFQLLCATLLSAQCTDKRINAITPELFRHYPDAKAMAEATADEIFEYVKSVSYPNSKAKHLVEMSKMLVEKFDGEVPSDPNALVTLPGVGRKTANVIQAVWFGKPTLAVDTHVYRVSHRLGLVPSTANTPRKVEDYLMKNIPTEEVSDAHHWILLHGRYVCKSAKPDCEHCPFDSICPKLLENSKL from the coding sequence ATGACAAGAAAAGAAAGATATGATTATGCACTGAGTTATTTTCGCAAGAATGTTGGGCATGTTTCGACTGAGCTAAATTTTGGTTCGGCATTCCAACTTCTTTGTGCGACACTCCTTTCTGCTCAGTGTACGGATAAGCGAATCAATGCGATAACACCAGAATTGTTCCGTCATTATCCAGATGCAAAGGCGATGGCAGAGGCTACAGCCGATGAGATATTTGAGTATGTGAAGAGTGTTTCTTACCCCAATTCAAAGGCAAAACATTTAGTTGAGATGTCGAAGATGTTGGTTGAGAAATTTGATGGTGAGGTGCCTTCTGATCCTAATGCCCTCGTTACGCTGCCTGGAGTAGGGCGTAAGACGGCAAATGTTATTCAAGCAGTGTGGTTTGGTAAGCCAACACTTGCTGTCGATACGCATGTCTACCGTGTCAGTCATCGTTTGGGGCTGGTTCCTTCAACAGCTAACACGCCTCGTAAGGTTGAGGATTATCTGATGAAGAATATCCCTACAGAGGAGGTCTCGGATGCCCACCATTGGATATTGCTTCATGGACGTTATGTTTGCAAGAGTGCTAAGCCTGATTGTGAGCATTGTCCTTTTGATAGTATTTGCCCAAAGCTGTTAGAGAATAGTAAGTTGTAG
- a CDS encoding Type 1 glutamine amidotransferase-like domain-containing protein, which yields MKKIFLCSYFAEVASILSESVSVPLRGKTVAFIPTASIHEAYTQYVEEARVAFDSLGLIVKELEITQCSKNEIEEVLTSCDCIYVSGGNTFFLLQELRRTGIDRCIIEQVEQGKLYIGESAGAMILAPNIEYAKGMDDCYSRVSGMEDFVGLGLVGFYPVVHFDSFPFEKAAREVVNKNSHLPLKIITNQQAIAVVGNNIVIKERK from the coding sequence ATGAAGAAGATCTTTTTATGTTCATATTTTGCTGAGGTTGCTTCAATTTTATCCGAATCTGTTTCAGTTCCGTTGAGAGGCAAGACAGTAGCATTTATCCCTACAGCAAGCATTCATGAAGCGTATACACAATATGTGGAAGAAGCCAGAGTGGCATTTGATTCTCTTGGACTTATTGTTAAGGAATTAGAAATTACTCAATGTAGTAAGAATGAAATAGAAGAGGTCTTGACAAGCTGCGACTGTATCTATGTATCGGGTGGCAATACGTTTTTTCTCTTGCAGGAATTGAGGAGAACTGGGATTGACAGGTGTATCATAGAGCAGGTGGAGCAAGGAAAACTATATATTGGGGAATCTGCTGGAGCGATGATACTTGCTCCCAACATTGAATATGCAAAGGGTATGGATGACTGTTATTCGCGGGTGTCAGGAATGGAGGATTTTGTTGGTCTTGGACTTGTTGGATTCTATCCTGTCGTACATTTCGATAGTTTTCCTTTTGAAAAGGCTGCACGGGAAGTTGTCAACAAGAATAGCCATCTTCCCTTGAAGATTATTACAAATCAGCAAGCTATTGCTGTTGTGGGAAATAATATCGTAATAAAAGAAAGAAAATAA
- a CDS encoding glutamine--tRNA ligase/YqeY domain fusion protein — MTTIENNTNEEKRSLSFVEQLVEEDLAKGKNGGRIQTRFPPEPNGYLHIGHAKAICMDFGVAENYKGICNLRFDDTNPSKENNEYVENILHDISWLGFKWGNIYYASDYFEKLWDFAVWMIKKGLAYVDEQTSEQIATQKGTPTTPGTASPYRDRPIEESLALFEQMNTPEAVEGSMVLRAKLDMANPNMHFRDPIIYRIIQIPHHRTGTKWHCYPMYDFAHGQSDYFEGVTHSICTLEFVPHRPLYDKFIDFLKESDGTDDNLSDNRPRQIEFNRLNLTYTVMSKRKLHTLVDEHHVKGWDDPRMPTLCGMRRRGYSPESIRNFIDSIGYTKFDALNDVALLEAAVRDDLNKKATRVSAVLDPVKLVITNYPEGKTEEMEAINNPENEADGSHTITFSKNLWIERADFMEDAPKKFFRMSPGKEVRLKNAYIVKCTGCTKDAEGNIIEIQAEYDADSKSGMQGADRKVKGTLHWVSADHCLKAEVREYDRLFNVENPAADERDFRELLNPESLTVHTECYVEQYLAEKKPGDYLQFQRTGYFMLDPDTTADHLVFNKTVGLKDTWAKKAKA, encoded by the coding sequence ATGACTACGATAGAGAACAACACCAATGAGGAGAAGCGTAGCTTGAGCTTCGTAGAACAACTGGTAGAGGAAGACCTCGCAAAGGGTAAGAACGGAGGACGTATTCAGACACGTTTCCCACCAGAGCCAAATGGCTATCTTCATATTGGTCATGCGAAAGCGATTTGCATGGACTTTGGTGTAGCTGAAAACTATAAGGGAATTTGTAATCTTCGTTTTGATGATACAAACCCAAGCAAGGAGAACAACGAATATGTAGAGAATATCCTTCATGATATTAGCTGGCTTGGCTTCAAATGGGGTAACATTTATTATGCAAGTGATTACTTTGAGAAGTTATGGGACTTTGCTGTTTGGATGATTAAGAAGGGCTTGGCATATGTTGACGAGCAGACTTCTGAGCAGATTGCAACACAGAAAGGTACACCAACAACGCCTGGTACAGCATCACCATACCGTGATCGTCCTATCGAGGAAAGCCTTGCTTTGTTTGAGCAGATGAACACACCAGAGGCTGTTGAGGGAAGCATGGTACTTCGTGCAAAGCTCGATATGGCTAATCCTAACATGCATTTCCGTGATCCAATCATATATCGAATCATTCAGATTCCACATCATCGCACAGGTACAAAGTGGCATTGTTACCCAATGTATGACTTTGCACACGGACAGAGTGACTACTTTGAGGGTGTTACCCACTCTATCTGTACACTCGAGTTTGTGCCTCACCGTCCTCTCTATGATAAGTTTATTGACTTCTTAAAAGAAAGTGATGGCACCGATGACAACCTATCAGATAACCGCCCACGACAGATAGAGTTCAACCGCTTGAACCTTACTTATACAGTAATGTCAAAGCGTAAACTTCATACATTGGTTGATGAACATCACGTCAAGGGATGGGATGATCCACGAATGCCGACACTCTGTGGTATGCGTCGTCGTGGTTACTCTCCAGAGTCTATCCGTAACTTCATCGACTCTATTGGCTATACTAAGTTCGATGCACTCAATGATGTAGCGTTGTTGGAGGCTGCTGTACGTGACGACTTGAACAAGAAGGCTACACGTGTTAGCGCTGTTCTCGACCCTGTAAAACTTGTTATTACCAACTATCCAGAAGGAAAGACTGAGGAGATGGAGGCTATTAACAACCCAGAGAATGAGGCAGATGGTTCACACACTATCACCTTCTCAAAGAATCTTTGGATTGAACGTGCTGACTTTATGGAGGATGCTCCAAAGAAATTCTTCCGTATGTCTCCAGGTAAGGAAGTGAGATTGAAGAACGCTTACATCGTTAAGTGTACTGGTTGTACTAAGGATGCTGAGGGCAATATCATTGAGATTCAAGCAGAATATGATGCTGACAGCAAGAGTGGTATGCAGGGTGCTGACCGTAAGGTGAAAGGTACTCTCCACTGGGTTAGCGCTGACCACTGCTTAAAGGCAGAGGTACGTGAGTACGACCGCTTGTTCAACGTAGAGAATCCTGCTGCTGATGAGCGTGATTTCCGTGAGCTTCTCAATCCAGAAAGCCTTACTGTACACACAGAGTGCTACGTTGAACAGTATCTCGCTGAGAAGAAACCGGGTGATTACCTACAGTTCCAGCGTACTGGTTACTTCATGCTTGACCCAGATACAACAGCTGACCACCTCGTGTTTAATAAGACTGTTGGCTTGAAAGATACTTGGGCAAAGAAGGCCAAAGCATAA
- a CDS encoding esterase-like activity of phytase family protein has protein sequence MVMKLKLKHILFFVFCFPFTLFAQAQQLVRLNPQHYFQRTVPKGNYSGLTWLGGDRYAVVSDKMSESGFFRFRIQIDSVSGDIKDVVNEGFQSSGELNKDEEGIAFFPKDSTLFISREADNSILEYGMNGKLTGRKLAIPSVFSTATPAYSFEALTYNAHTHRFWTTSESTLKIDGEQANAKNQVKNRLRFQSFDDSFVPQEQYAYLMDAAEIHPSVSNYAMGVPAMAALDDGKLLVLEREFVVTSSKIGSFVENKIYCVDPSKSMTISQEKALDTDSPYMQKTLIATWKTSLGLLRQNLANYEGMCLGPRLADGSQVVVLCADSQDQYGGVLRDWFRTIIIR, from the coding sequence ATGGTTATGAAACTAAAACTCAAGCATATTTTATTCTTTGTATTCTGTTTCCCATTTACGCTTTTTGCACAAGCTCAACAGCTTGTCAGACTCAATCCACAGCATTACTTTCAGCGTACAGTTCCTAAAGGAAACTATAGTGGGTTGACATGGTTGGGTGGTGATCGTTATGCAGTGGTTTCTGATAAGATGTCTGAAAGTGGCTTCTTTCGCTTTCGTATACAGATAGATTCTGTTAGTGGAGATATTAAAGACGTTGTGAATGAGGGCTTCCAATCATCGGGCGAGTTGAATAAGGATGAAGAGGGCATAGCTTTCTTTCCTAAGGACAGCACGTTGTTCATATCCCGTGAAGCAGATAATAGTATCTTAGAATATGGAATGAATGGTAAACTGACGGGGCGGAAGCTTGCTATTCCCTCCGTTTTCAGTACGGCTACACCGGCTTATAGTTTTGAAGCACTAACTTACAATGCCCATACGCATCGTTTTTGGACGACTTCTGAAAGTACGTTGAAGATAGATGGAGAACAAGCTAATGCAAAGAATCAAGTGAAGAATAGACTTCGTTTTCAAAGTTTTGATGACTCCTTTGTTCCTCAAGAACAGTATGCTTATTTGATGGATGCTGCGGAGATTCATCCTTCTGTGTCTAATTATGCAATGGGTGTACCAGCAATGGCAGCCTTAGATGATGGAAAATTACTTGTTTTAGAGCGTGAATTCGTGGTAACCTCAAGTAAAATTGGTTCGTTTGTAGAGAATAAGATTTATTGTGTTGACCCTTCGAAGTCTATGACTATCAGTCAAGAAAAAGCACTTGATACGGATAGTCCGTATATGCAGAAGACTTTGATTGCAACGTGGAAAACCTCCTTAGGACTGCTTCGTCAGAATCTTGCTAACTATGAGGGTATGTGTCTTGGCCCCCGCCTTGCAGACGGAAGTCAAGTTGTAGTACTTTGTGCTGACAGCCAAGACCAATATGGTGGTGTTCTTCGTGACTGGTTTCGTACGATTATTATTCGATGA
- a CDS encoding DUF2461 domain-containing protein: MNTKKIIHFLKGIAANNNKQWFQEHKAEYDEVKADFENGVDQIISCLATFDDEVSHLTAKDCTYRFYRDIRFSPDKSPYKRHLGAYICARGRKALRGGYYIHLQPGNCLVAVGCYWLPTNILTSCRNEIMANIDEWLKHVENEEFIDLFGRPNEGEWTDDKVSKRGFGLAALKTVPKGFPKDYEHLQYLRMKDYCCWVSVPDDFFEGDGWIEQLEHICKTGKPMMDFINNVVDDYE; this comes from the coding sequence ATGAATACAAAGAAGATAATACACTTCTTGAAAGGTATTGCTGCGAACAATAATAAGCAATGGTTTCAGGAGCATAAGGCTGAATACGATGAGGTGAAGGCTGATTTTGAGAACGGAGTTGACCAAATAATATCTTGTTTGGCAACCTTTGATGATGAGGTTTCACACTTGACGGCAAAGGATTGTACCTATCGTTTTTATCGTGATATACGTTTCTCACCTGATAAGAGTCCGTATAAACGTCACTTGGGTGCATACATCTGTGCACGTGGTAGAAAGGCTTTGCGTGGTGGTTATTATATACATCTTCAGCCAGGCAACTGCTTGGTTGCTGTGGGATGCTATTGGTTGCCTACGAATATATTGACTTCATGTCGCAATGAAATCATGGCAAACATTGATGAATGGCTCAAGCATGTAGAGAATGAGGAGTTTATCGATTTGTTTGGACGACCTAATGAAGGTGAATGGACCGACGATAAAGTCAGTAAGAGAGGCTTTGGACTTGCAGCTTTAAAGACTGTTCCAAAGGGATTCCCAAAAGATTATGAGCATCTTCAGTATCTTCGAATGAAGGATTATTGCTGTTGGGTGTCTGTGCCCGATGACTTCTTCGAGGGCGATGGCTGGATTGAGCAGTTAGAACATATCTGTAAGACAGGTAAGCCTATGATGGACTTTATTAATAATGTGGTAGATGATTATGAATAA
- a CDS encoding sigma-70 family RNA polymerase sigma factor — MTSNEKYIEDIANEQLLSDKEEQDLAEKIKVGDARALEKLTKANLKFVVSLAHQYHNRGLGEDDLISEGNIGMMYAAQKFDGSKGVRFVVFAAPYIRKAMEEAIKEQATLYKLPKNETSRFEQKRSHAISIDQPVPVGSNNNFTLQHILENENAKHADEHLNQEILSNEIQKGLDVLDEREKRVITYIYGLTGAHYTMAEIAEDMGLKRERVRQIRDKALRKLHKKMK, encoded by the coding sequence ATGACTTCAAACGAGAAATACATAGAAGATATAGCTAACGAGCAGCTTCTTTCAGATAAAGAAGAGCAGGATTTAGCAGAGAAGATAAAGGTTGGTGACGCAAGAGCTTTGGAGAAGTTGACCAAGGCTAACTTGAAGTTTGTTGTTTCATTGGCTCATCAATACCATAACCGAGGATTGGGTGAAGACGACCTTATCAGTGAAGGAAATATTGGTATGATGTATGCCGCACAGAAGTTTGATGGTTCAAAAGGTGTACGCTTTGTTGTCTTTGCGGCTCCTTACATCCGTAAAGCTATGGAAGAGGCTATCAAAGAGCAAGCAACACTCTATAAACTTCCTAAGAACGAGACAAGTAGATTTGAACAGAAGCGTTCACATGCTATCTCTATTGACCAGCCTGTACCAGTAGGTAGCAACAATAACTTCACACTTCAGCATATCCTTGAGAATGAAAATGCCAAGCATGCTGACGAACATCTTAACCAAGAAATACTCAGCAATGAAATCCAAAAAGGATTAGATGTACTTGATGAACGTGAAAAAAGGGTCATCACTTATATCTATGGATTGACTGGAGCACACTATACGATGGCAGAGATTGCGGAGGATATGGGATTAAAACGCGAACGTGTACGCCAGATTCGTGACAAGGCTTTGCGCAAACTTCATAAGAAGATGAAATAA
- a CDS encoding tetratricopeptide repeat protein, producing MDIYYQSDKFKQVLHRYEELQKDNISEFLDPEELTDVAEYYHYIGEDNNALDAIDYATRLYPTATTPLAFKARLALFIDEDPELANEIAEMIVDKSDLDYLYLKAEIMIVDNKADEADDFLQNQYDEVISQEDREDYVLDVAALFSDYEENEYVEKWLSRSTKTEDNDYKELRARLLKSRGKYKESESILNELLDTNPYSGPYWNQLAQNQLLRNDIKDSITSSEYSIAINPDDEEAILNKANGLFTLGNYEESLKYYERYKKLCHNQDTTVVDVTIGHIHLMQGNASEAQRYYHLALAETQSKSLTLIHIGISTFDNGYVEYAYNIFSTLLPEMDDDWDIGFAYLARCCYELKLKKEFNIYLRQAVERNPEESIEVLSDLYPEGTSPQDYPNIRIL from the coding sequence TTGGATATATACTATCAGAGTGATAAATTCAAGCAAGTCCTTCATAGATATGAGGAACTGCAAAAAGACAACATCAGCGAGTTCCTCGACCCAGAGGAACTGACTGATGTTGCTGAATATTACCACTATATTGGTGAGGATAACAATGCTTTAGACGCTATCGATTATGCCACCCGCTTGTATCCAACAGCCACTACTCCACTTGCTTTCAAGGCACGTTTAGCATTATTCATCGACGAAGACCCAGAGCTTGCTAACGAGATTGCAGAGATGATTGTTGATAAGAGTGACTTAGATTATCTCTATCTTAAGGCTGAAATTATGATTGTTGATAATAAGGCAGACGAAGCAGATGACTTCCTTCAAAATCAGTATGACGAGGTTATCTCACAAGAAGACCGCGAGGATTATGTCCTTGATGTTGCTGCTCTCTTTTCCGATTATGAAGAAAATGAATATGTAGAGAAATGGTTGAGCCGCTCAACAAAGACAGAAGATAACGATTATAAGGAACTTCGTGCGCGTCTTCTCAAGAGCCGTGGGAAGTATAAAGAGAGTGAATCCATTCTCAATGAGTTACTTGATACCAACCCTTATTCTGGTCCTTATTGGAATCAGTTAGCCCAGAATCAGCTTTTAAGGAATGACATAAAGGATTCAATCACATCAAGTGAATACTCCATAGCTATCAACCCTGATGATGAAGAAGCTATCCTCAACAAGGCCAACGGACTCTTTACACTTGGGAATTATGAGGAATCTCTGAAGTACTACGAGCGTTATAAGAAACTCTGCCATAATCAAGATACAACTGTCGTTGATGTTACTATCGGACATATACATCTCATGCAGGGCAATGCTTCAGAAGCGCAACGATATTATCATTTGGCTTTAGCAGAAACACAGAGCAAGAGTCTGACACTCATCCACATTGGTATTTCGACCTTTGACAATGGATATGTCGAATATGCTTACAACATCTTTAGTACGTTATTGCCTGAAATGGATGACGACTGGGACATCGGCTTCGCATACCTCGCACGCTGTTGTTATGAATTAAAGCTAAAAAAGGAGTTCAATATATACTTGCGACAAGCCGTTGAAAGGAATCCAGAGGAGAGTATAGAGGTACTATCAGACCTCTATCCAGAAGGAACAAGCCCACAAGACTACCCCAATATTCGTATTTTATAA
- a CDS encoding Nramp family divalent metal transporter, which produces MKNILKELQRKDHPRVLGALDIFKFIGPGLLVTVGFIDPGNWASNFAAGSEYGYALLWVVTLSTIMLIALQHNVAHLGIVTGLCLSEAAVKYAPKWIGRPIILSAILASISTSLAEILGGAIALQMLFGISIPTGSVLTTVAVLIMLFTNSYKKMERAIIGFVSMIGLSFVYELFLVDIHWPAAIEGAFVPTVPQGSLLIIMSVLGAVVMPHNLFLHSEIVQSREIYLEGDERIRHMLKYEFVDTLFSMIVGWAINSAMILLAASTFFSHGQHVDELSQAQAMLQPLLGNNAANIFAIALLLAGISSTITSGMAAGSIFSGLFGESYNAKDTHSIAGIVLSLGIALLMIFFIGDPFKGLIISQMFLSVQLPFTVFLQVGLTSSKRVMGKYANSKLNMVFLYSLAGIVTLLNIWLLIESIS; this is translated from the coding sequence ATGAAGAATATATTAAAAGAACTACAACGTAAGGACCACCCACGTGTGTTGGGTGCCTTAGATATATTTAAATTTATTGGTCCCGGTTTGTTGGTGACCGTAGGCTTTATCGACCCAGGAAACTGGGCAAGTAACTTTGCTGCTGGTTCAGAGTATGGCTATGCATTGTTATGGGTAGTAACCCTTTCAACAATTATGCTTATAGCTTTACAGCATAATGTTGCTCATCTTGGAATTGTGACAGGACTTTGTCTCAGTGAGGCAGCAGTTAAGTATGCACCTAAATGGATAGGTCGTCCTATCATCTTGAGTGCAATTCTTGCCAGTATCTCTACCTCTTTAGCAGAGATTCTTGGTGGTGCGATTGCGCTACAAATGCTCTTTGGCATTAGTATTCCTACAGGCTCTGTCTTAACAACAGTGGCTGTGTTGATAATGCTTTTTACGAATAGCTATAAGAAGATGGAACGTGCCATCATTGGCTTTGTGTCAATGATAGGTCTTTCGTTTGTTTATGAACTCTTTCTCGTTGATATTCATTGGCCTGCAGCTATTGAGGGAGCATTCGTTCCAACAGTCCCACAAGGTTCTCTCTTGATTATCATGAGTGTGTTGGGAGCGGTTGTGATGCCTCATAATCTTTTCCTTCACTCTGAGATTGTACAGAGTCGCGAGATCTATTTGGAGGGTGACGAACGTATCCGTCACATGTTAAAGTATGAGTTTGTCGACACACTTTTCTCAATGATTGTGGGTTGGGCTATCAACTCTGCGATGATTCTCTTGGCAGCAAGTACGTTCTTCTCTCATGGTCAGCATGTTGATGAACTGTCTCAGGCGCAAGCAATGCTACAGCCACTTTTGGGTAATAATGCTGCGAATATATTTGCTATTGCCTTACTTTTAGCGGGTATTTCAAGTACGATAACCAGTGGAATGGCTGCGGGTAGTATCTTCTCTGGACTTTTTGGTGAGTCATATAATGCAAAAGATACGCACTCTATTGCTGGAATTGTCCTCTCATTAGGTATTGCCCTTCTGATGATATTCTTTATTGGTGACCCATTTAAGGGATTGATTATCTCACAGATGTTCCTTTCTGTCCAACTTCCTTTCACCGTTTTCTTACAAGTCGGTCTGACATCTTCCAAGCGTGTGATGGGTAAGTATGCCAATAGTAAGTTGAATATGGTCTTCCTTTACTCGTTAGCGGGCATCGTCACCTTACTTAATATATGGCTCTTGATAGAGAGTATATCATAG
- a CDS encoding DedA family protein: MSFITSMLGHLNYGTIFILMLLESTVIPVPSELVVAPAAYHAAAGNLDIWLVILFSTLGADVGATINYLAGWYLGRPIIYKFANSKWGHLCLLNQEKVEKSERYFDEHGMVATITGRLLPGIRHLISIPAGLAKMSYWKFLLYTTIGAASWHTILALLGHYMHSFVPEDQLQEKILEYGEYIKFGLIFLVIVVCFYFLVKWYVKKKKNNKNHSQQV; this comes from the coding sequence ATGAGTTTTATCACATCCATGCTCGGACATCTCAACTATGGCACCATCTTTATTTTGATGCTTCTTGAAAGTACGGTTATCCCTGTACCATCAGAATTAGTTGTTGCCCCAGCTGCCTATCATGCTGCCGCAGGCAACCTTGATATATGGTTGGTAATTCTTTTCTCCACTTTAGGAGCAGACGTTGGTGCAACTATTAACTATCTTGCAGGATGGTATCTTGGTCGCCCTATCATCTATAAGTTTGCCAATAGTAAGTGGGGACACTTGTGTTTATTGAATCAAGAGAAAGTTGAAAAGAGCGAACGATACTTCGATGAGCATGGTATGGTGGCTACAATCACTGGCCGTCTCTTGCCAGGTATTCGCCATCTTATCTCCATTCCAGCAGGATTGGCGAAGATGAGCTACTGGAAGTTCTTGCTTTATACTACTATAGGTGCAGCCTCATGGCACACTATTCTTGCACTTTTAGGACATTACATGCACTCTTTTGTACCAGAAGATCAGCTCCAAGAGAAGATTTTAGAGTATGGAGAGTATATTAAGTTTGGTCTTATCTTCTTGGTAATTGTTGTTTGTTTTTACTTCCTTGTTAAGTGGTATGTCAAGAAAAAGAAGAACAACAAGAACCATTCACAGCAGGTATAA
- a CDS encoding mannose-1-phosphate guanylyltransferase, translated as MAQTDNHLVIMAGGVGGRFWPMSTADCPKQFIDVLGVGRSLIQLTYDRFAGVVPSDNMWVVTNQKYVSLVHEQLPEIPLNHILSEPCRRNTAPCIAYVSWRIKKENPKANIVVSPSDHIVTNEAEFKRVISNCLKFTAETDAVVTLGMKPTRPETGYGYIQADLSTASARNREIYRVDQFREKPDLPTAEQYIKQNNFFWNAGIFIWSASTIVNAFRIYQPSIARIFERIMDVLDTADEQRVIDEVYPECENISVDYAIMEKAEEIFVCPADFGWSDLGTWGSLLAQTQHDIYGNAVIGNDVHLFDSKNCIVHTTEERKVVIQGLDGYIVAEQDGKLLICRLSEEQRLKQFTGEG; from the coding sequence ATGGCGCAAACTGATAATCATCTCGTCATTATGGCAGGTGGCGTAGGAGGTAGATTCTGGCCGATGAGTACAGCAGACTGTCCTAAGCAGTTTATTGATGTCTTAGGAGTAGGTAGATCACTCATCCAGCTGACCTATGATCGCTTTGCAGGTGTTGTTCCTTCTGACAATATGTGGGTTGTCACGAACCAAAAGTATGTCTCTTTAGTTCATGAACAGCTCCCAGAGATACCTCTGAATCATATCTTGAGCGAGCCTTGCCGTCGTAATACAGCACCTTGTATTGCATACGTGAGCTGGCGTATCAAGAAAGAGAACCCAAAGGCTAATATCGTGGTGTCACCAAGTGATCATATTGTGACCAATGAAGCGGAATTCAAACGTGTCATTTCTAACTGTTTGAAGTTTACTGCAGAAACGGATGCTGTGGTTACTTTGGGTATGAAACCAACACGTCCAGAGACGGGTTATGGCTATATACAAGCCGATCTTTCAACAGCTTCAGCGCGTAATCGCGAGATTTATCGTGTTGATCAGTTCCGTGAGAAGCCTGATTTACCAACTGCAGAACAATATATCAAGCAGAATAACTTCTTCTGGAATGCAGGAATCTTCATCTGGAGTGCCTCTACTATTGTCAATGCTTTCCGTATTTATCAGCCAAGTATAGCAAGAATTTTCGAGCGTATCATGGATGTATTGGATACTGCGGATGAACAGCGTGTGATTGATGAGGTTTATCCAGAGTGTGAGAATATCTCTGTTGATTATGCTATTATGGAAAAGGCTGAAGAGATATTTGTATGCCCTGCAGACTTTGGATGGAGTGATTTAGGAACTTGGGGCTCGTTGCTTGCTCAGACACAGCATGATATTTACGGTAATGCTGTTATTGGTAATGATGTTCATCTGTTTGATAGTAAGAACTGTATTGTACATACAACGGAGGAACGTAAGGTTGTTATTCAGGGGCTTGATGGCTATATTGTAGCTGAGCAGGATGGTAAATTGCTTATTTGTCGCCTTTCTGAAGAACAGCGTCTGAAGCAGTTTACAGGAGAAGGATAG